TTCGCCAGTATCACATCGCCCAGCTTCAGGTCGTACTTCCTCATGTCCACCCTCTCGGTAGCCCTCCCCCTAGGTATGGGGATCACGCCTTGGTAGGGAGACCTTATGTCCACTATTATGGTGGATCCGCTTATCCTGGAGATTATCCCTATGACTATGTCCCCCTCCTTGGGGATATAAACGCCGGAAAGCGGCACTACTGACACAGTATCTTCCTTTATATCGGCCAATCCCAGCTTCTTGGCCCTGATGATGCCGGATTCGTCCCGGTAAACGTCCCTACCTAGCTTAAACCTCCCCTTGGCTAGAGGCTGTCCGGGAACGACGACCTCCCTGTTCTTGACAAGTATCGCACTTTCACTCAACTTTCGCCTGGCCTCCCATCTCCCCTATCCTCTCCAAGACGAGCATCTGAGCCCCTATGGGGAGCTCCACCTTGAAGGTGACTTGGGTCCCGTCGTCGGACCACTTCTCCGACAGTATGCTCCCCTGACCAGCCAAGAGAGATCTCGCCTTGGCCCACACCGAAGCGGGAACGATCACAGTCATCCTGACCTGACCGCTCTTTAGGGGGAGTATCTTCCTAAGCTGCTCCACTACCTCCTTGACCTGTTGCTCCGGCTCCTTCATCGGATCTATCTTCACTTTGGTCTCCTTCAGGGCCTTCTGTATCCTAGATACGGGATGTGGGAGGTTGGTCTGTGGATCGACGAAGTTCTTGTGTATGTAGTTGACTATCCAGCGAGTCTTCTCCTCCTGAAGCTTCTTTCTATACTCCGCAGTCAGCTGGACCTCTCCCTCCTTAAGGATGATCTCGGCTATCTCGTAAGGATCGGTAGTTCCGAAGGCCTTCTTGAGATCGGTTGAGGAGGCCTTCAGGGCCTTTCTGGCGTCCGTGAACACGTTCTCCACTGCCAGAATGCTCCTCACATCTACTGGCCTTCCTTCCCTGAACTGATAGGCCTTCTCCGGATACACATATATCTCGAACCTCTTTCCGGCCCGAGTGATCCTCGCTATTACCGGCTCGGGCACCTAAATCACCTCTTCACGGCCTTTACATACTCTTCAAGCTCGTCTCTGGACAGCTTTCTGAACTTCTTCGTCTCTCTGTCTATGACTGCAATCTCTAACGAGTCCGCGGTCACCTCTCCCTCCTCTGCCTCCATTATCAGCTTTATAGCGTACTTCAAGCACTCTTCTAGGGACATACCCTCATTGTATGTCTGTTTTAGGGTCTCGTTCACCTTGTCGGAGTTCTTTCCAACCGCGAAGGCCGCGTAGTCGTAGAAGGCCCCTCCCGGATGGGTCACGTAGAGTTCAGGCTCCTCATCTATGCCTCCTATCATCATCATGACGCCGAACGGTCTTAGACCGGCATACTGGGTAAACTGCTGTTTGTGGACAGCAATCCTCTTAGCCAAGTTCTTCACGGTTATGGGTTCACCGTAGATGAGCCTGTTGTACTGGGCCTCGAGCCTCCCCCTCTCTATGAGGACGAGGCCGTCTCCCACCAAGCCAGCAGCAATCGCGCCTATGTGGTTGTCTATCTTGTATATCTTCTCGGGAGGAGTAGCCAACGGAGAGATGTACTTCCTCACGGCTAGGAGGACCACTCCGTCCTTGCATTTTATACCCAAGGCCAGAGGGGTCCTCTTAGTGGCAGAAAGAGCGTATTCCACTTGGAGGAGTCTGCCATCAGGACTGAAGACTGTAATCGCCCTATCATACCCTGTAACCTGTGGAAACATTTGTCCACCCCACTAGGATGTTCAGTCATTGAAAAGTCCTAGGACATAAAGAGTTTTCCCTCCGTGATCACGATCAACTACGTCGCTTGACATTGGGAGGAACGGCGCATAACTCCTCCGCCTTCCTTAGGGTGCCCGAGATCCCTCTAACCTCCAGTGAGGGGAAGTCCTCATATCTGTTTATGAGGAGGGCCGTGAGCAAGGCGGACAAGGAGGCTTCGGTTGTCCTAACTAGGAAGAGGCCATTCCCCAGAGAGAGCAGGGTGAATCTATAGATACCGCACCCCTTAATCCCCGATAACTCCCTCAACCTCCTCTTTAGGACCTTATTCAGATCGGACTTGGAAACCGGCGCATACACGCAGAT
This genomic window from Thermoproteota archaeon contains:
- a CDS encoding ribosome assembly factor SBDS, which codes for MPEPVIARITRAGKRFEIYVYPEKAYQFREGRPVDVRSILAVENVFTDARKALKASSTDLKKAFGTTDPYEIAEIILKEGEVQLTAEYRKKLQEEKTRWIVNYIHKNFVDPQTNLPHPVSRIQKALKETKVKIDPMKEPEQQVKEVVEQLRKILPLKSGQVRMTVIVPASVWAKARSLLAGQGSILSEKWSDDGTQVTFKVELPIGAQMLVLERIGEMGGQAKVE
- the rrp4 gene encoding exosome complex RNA-binding protein Rrp4, giving the protein MSESAILVKNREVVVPGQPLAKGRFKLGRDVYRDESGIIRAKKLGLADIKEDTVSVVPLSGVYIPKEGDIVIGIISRISGSTIIVDIRSPYQGVIPIPRGRATERVDMRKYDLKLGDVILAKVKAFDGSSSLLLTIDMEGLGKLEGGYILEVEPAKVPRVIGKRQSMLTILKEKTGSDIIVGNNGRIWVRSPSLKELLALEKALRKIEAESHVSGLSDRISSFLTQELSG
- a CDS encoding archaeal proteasome endopeptidase complex subunit alpha, producing the protein MFPQVTGYDRAITVFSPDGRLLQVEYALSATKRTPLALGIKCKDGVVLLAVRKYISPLATPPEKIYKIDNHIGAIAAGLVGDGLVLIERGRLEAQYNRLIYGEPITVKNLAKRIAVHKQQFTQYAGLRPFGVMMMIGGIDEEPELYVTHPGGAFYDYAAFAVGKNSDKVNETLKQTYNEGMSLEECLKYAIKLIMEAEEGEVTADSLEIAVIDRETKKFRKLSRDELEEYVKAVKR